TATTTTTTAAAAGTATAAATATTTAATATATTTCTTATATTCATTTGAATATAATATAAATTTGACTACTTAAGATATTTTAGATATAAAAAATTTAAAAAATTTTGCAATATTAAAAAATAATTTTTTATTTCAAAAAAAATATTAAATTTAATATCTTTTAAAACAATGTAAGATCTAATTATTTATGATAAAAAAAAATAAAAAAGTAATTATTGCTATGTCTGGAGGTGTAGATTCATCAGTTTCTGCTTGGTTTTTAAAAAATGAAAACTATCAAGTAGAAGGTTTATTTATGAAAAATTGGGAAGAAGATGATGAAAAAGAATACTGTAATGCCGCTAAGGATTTATCTGATGCAGAAGAAGTATGTAAAAAATTAAATATTCATTTACATAAAGTCAACTTTTCTAAAGAATACTGGGAAAAAGTATTTGAAAATTTTTTGAATGAACATAAAAAGGGAAAAACTCCAAATCCTGATATATTATGTAATAAAGAAATCAAGTTTAAAATATTTTTTAATTATGCGATTCAAGAGCTTCAATCAGATTACATTGCTACCGGTCATTATGCTCAGATTAAAAAAAAAAATGGAAAATATTTTCTTTTAAAGGCAGTAGATCTTAATAAAGATCAAAGTTATTTTTTATATACCTTAAAAGGTATACAGCTAAAAAATATTTTATTTCCTATTGGAGGATTAAAAAAAAGTCAAGTTAGAATCATTGCCAAAAAAATTGGTTTAAAAGTTGCTGAAAAAAAAGATTCTACTGGAATTTGTTTTATTGGCCCTAAAAAAATAAATAATTTTTTAAATCGTTATATTAAAGCAGAAAAGGGAGATATTATTACAACTGAAGGTACAATTGTTGGCAAACATAATGGTTTATTTTGTTACACATTGGGTCAACGTAAAGGTTTAGGAATTGGTGGAATTAAAGGAAATTATAATATACCATGGTATGTAATTGAAAAAAACATTATAAATAATACATTAATTATTGCTCAAGGTTCTTGTAATAAAAGATTAATGTCTATAGGTTTAATAGCTGAAAAAATTAATTGGATTAATGATGATAAAATAATTTTCCCTTTTTCATGTCAAGCTAAAATAAGATATCGTCAAATTGATATTTTTTGTAATATAAAATATATAAATGATTTTCTTATTAAGGTATTATTTGATTCTCCTGTTTCTTCTGTCACACCTGGACAATCAATAGTTTTTTATTCATCAAAAATATGTTTAGGTGGAGGAGTTATACAATCAAGATTACCATTGTTATGATTTATAATTTCTTTTAAAAAATAAAAATAATTATTTTAATCTTGTATTTAGATAATTACTTTTAATAAAATTTAAAGAAAAATATTGTATAATAGAAAATTCGAAAATATTTTTAATATTTTTATCTTTACAGCGTGAGAATATAAAATATGGAATTAAATTCATTAACAGCTATTTCTCCAATTGATGGTCGATATTCTAATTCTACTAAGTTATTACGAAATATTTTTAGTGAGTTTGGTTTTTTGAAATACCGTCTTTACGTAGAAATTCAATGGTTAAAAAAATTAATTAATATGCATCAAATATTAGAGATCAAAAAAGTAGAAAAAACAGATATATTATTTCTTGATAACATTTTTGAGACATTTAATGAAGAAGATGCAATATCTGTTAAAAATATAGAAAAAGAAACTAATCATGATGTAAAAGCGTTAGAATATTTTTTAAGAAAAAAACTTTCTCAATCAAAAAAATTATCTCCATTTTTAGAATTTGTACATTTTTTATGCACTTCAGAAGATATAAATAACATAGCATACGCTTTAATGATCAAGAATGCTCGTGATGAAATTATTTTACCATTATGGAAAAAAATAATTAATTTTTTAAAAAACGCTTCTTTCCAATATAGAAACAATTCATTACTATCTTTAACTCATGGTCAACCGGCTACGCCATCTACTATGGGAAAGGAAATGGTTAATTTTTACTATCGTATGCAACGTCAATATCACAAATTAAAAAAAATAGAAATATTAGGAAAAATAAATGGTACTACTGGAAACTATAACGCACATTTAGTAGCGTATCCGAAAGTTAATTGGCATGCAGTCAGCAAAGAATTTATAACATCACTTGGAATTTTTTGGAATCCATATACTACACAAATAGAACCACATGATTATATTGCAGAATTGTTTGGATGTGTATCTCTTTTTAATAATATTTTAATTGATTCTAATCGCGATATTTGGGGATATATTTCTCTTAATTATTTCAAACAAAAGTTAATAGATCAAGAAATAGGTTCTTCCATAATGCCTCATAAAATTAATCCTATCGATTTTGAAAATTCTGAAGGTAATTTAGGATTATCTAATGCTTTAATGAATCATATGATAAATAAATTACCGATTTCTAGATGGCAGCGTGATTTAAGTGATTCTACTGTTTTAAGAAATATAGGAGTAGTATTTGCCTATTCTATAATTGCATATAATTCAGTTTTGTTGGGGACAAATAAATTAACAATTAATACATCACAGTTGTTGAAAAATTTAGATAATAATTGGTCTGTTTTATCGGAAGCAATTCAAACTGTTATGCGTCGCTATACAATCGAAAATGCATATGAAAAATTAAAAAAATTAACTAGAGGGAAAAAAATAGAAAAAGTTGATATACATAAATTTATTGACAAATTAAATATTCCAAAAATAGAAAAAGAACGTTTAAAAAAGATATCTCCATCTAATTATATTGGTGCAGCTAGCCAAATTATTGATGAAATAAAATAAAAGTATACTAGTATGCATATTTATCTTTCAATTTTAAGGAATTTTTTCCAGCGATGTTAGAAATACTAATTCTTTCTATTATACTGCTAATGGGATGTAATAATTATTCAGATATAAAAAAAAAACAATAAATAATTATTCTTCTTTAAATAAAAAAAACATAGAACATACTATTCATAACTGGAATTTTCTTATTAAAAAAGCATCATATAAATATAATGTTGAAGAAAAACTAATTAAATCTATCATTTATGTTGAATCTTCTGGTAACCCTTATGCGAAAAGTAGATCAAATGCAATTGGTTTGATGCAAATAAAACCTTCTGCAGCAGGTTTAGAAATATATCGATTAAATGGAAAAAAAGGTCAACCTTCTGTCAGAGAGTTATACAATCCTAAAGTAAATATTAACATTGGTACTTCTTATCTAAATTTATTGCAAAAAAAAAATTTATTAGGTATAAAAAATAAAGAAATAATGAGATGTGCAACCATCGTTTCATATGTTAATGGAGCACATGCATTATTAAAAATATTTTCTAAAAATAGAGATGAAGCAATAAAAAAAATTAATTCTATGACAGTAAAAACATTTTTTAAGTATGTAAAAAAACACCCTTCAATACAGGCTTCACAATATTTAGAAAAAGTCATAAAAATTTATAATGTAATTTAAATATTTTTTGTCATTTTTGAGTGTAAAATATAAAATATTTTTTATATATCAAGTATATATTTGGAATTTTAAAATGGGAATTTTAAAAGGTAAAAAAATTTTAATTACTGGTATCTTAAATGAAAAATCAATTGCATTTGGTATTGCAAAATCAATGTATAAACAAGAAGCAGAATTAATTTTTGTGTGTCAAAACAAAAAAATAATTAATAAAATAAAATATTTAATTAAATCAATTAATTACAATACTATTTTCTTTTGTGATGTATCTCACGATGAAAATATTAAAGAACTATTTTTTAATATAAAAAAAGTTTGGAATAATTTTGATGGATTAGTTCATTCTATTGCTTATTGTCCTAAAAAGCAAATGCATGAAGATTTCGTTGAAAGCAGCAGTAGAAAATCATTCAATATATGTCATGAAATTAGTTCATATAGTTTTTTAAGTATGGCGAGAGAATGTAAAAATATGCTGAATAAATTTTCCTCTCTAGTAACATTATCTTATCTAGGTTCACAAAAAATAGTATCTAATTATAATATGATGGGTTTAGCAAAATCTTCTTTAGAAGCTAATGTTCGTTACATGGCTAATTCACTTGGTAAAAATAATATTAGAGTGAATGCTATTTCTTCTGGACCTATTAAAACTACATCTTCTTATCAAATTAAAAACTTTAACAAAATACAAAAAATACATAAGTTATTTTCATTAACAAAAAATCATGTATCCAGTGAAGAAATAGGAAATGTTGCAGCCTTTTTATGTTCGGATTTATCTATTGGAATTACTGGTTCAATTATTAATGTTGATCACGGTTTTAATTTAAATGGAATAAATTCTATAATTTAAATTCATGTAAATAAAATTTTTTAAATATGTTTTTTTCAGTTACTAATCTGAAATTTAACTTTAAAGTAATTTGATAAATATAATATTAATTTTCATTAAAAATTTTAGTAAAATTTATCTATGATATTTTGAAAATAAGTTATATATTAAAATTATTAATTATTTTCTACTATAATAATTAGGTAGTATCATTATGTTCCAAAACAATCCATTACTTGCACAATTAAAAAAAAATCTACATGCTAAAACACCACGGGTTGAGGGAATAGTAAAAAGCACTGAAAGAGGATTTGGATTTTTAGAAGTTGATGCTCAAAAAAGTTATTTTATACCTCCTAAAAATATGAAAAATGTTATGCATGGAGATAAAATATCAGCTGTATTAAAAATAGAAAAAGATCGTGAAATAGCTGAACCTGAAAAATTGATTGAACCTTTTTTAAATCGATTTGTAGGAAAAATCGAAAAGAAAGATAACAAACTATTTATTTTTCCTGATTATCCATTTTTAAAAGATTTTATAGCATGTCGACCTAAAAAAAGTTGTGTCCATGTTTTTCAGACAGGAGACTGGGCTGTAGCAAAATTAATTCAACACAAACTTAATGGAAACCATATATTTTATGCTGAATTAATTGAAGAAATAGTTAAAGCAAATAATCCATTAATACCATGGTGGGTAACTTTATCACGTCATAATCTTGAAAGAAAAGAACCTAAAATAGAAAAAGATGATCTTATTTTAAAAAATAATTCTCATAGAGAAGATTTAACACATCTTAATTTTATTACAATAGATAATTTTAATACAAAAGATATTGACGACGCTCTTTTTATTGAAGAAATTCATAATGGTAATCTTCGTTTAATCGTAGCTATTGCAGATCCTACGTCTTATATAAAGAGTGGTAGTAAATTAGATATAACTGCTGCGAAAAGAGGATTTACAAATTATTTACCAGGTTTTAATGTTCCTATGTTACCTCGAAGTTTATCAGAAGATATATGTTCTTTAAATCCTCATGAACGTCGTCCGGTATTAGCATGTTGTATCACAATTTTAAAAGATGGAAACATTTGTAGTAAAATTAATTTTTTTTTAGCATGGATTAAATCAAAATCAAAATTATCTTATGATAATGTATCAGATTGGATTGAAAAAAAAAGTTCATGGAAACCAGAAACAAAATCAATTGAAAATCAAATATTACTTTTACATCGTTTGTGCTTATTACGTATAAAATGGAGAACGTCAAACGCTGTACTATTTCAAGATAGTTTAGAATATAGATTTCAATTTTCTGAAACTGGAATTGTAGAAGATGTTGTTATAGAAAAAAGACGCATTGCACATAAAATTATTGAAGAATCAATGATAATAGCAAACATATCTGCTGCCAACTTTCTATCAAAAAATCTTGGATTTGGAATATATAATACACATGCTGGTTTTGATCCTATTAATGCTGAAAATGTTGTTTCCTTTTTAAACAATTATAATTTAAAATTCACTGTAAAAGAAATTACTACTTTGAAGGGATTTTGCAATCTTAGGCGTGTCTTAAATATATTATCTGATAATTATATTAATAGTCGTATTCGTCGTTATCAGTCTTTCGGAGATTTTAGCATTACTCCGAGTCCTCATTTCGCTTTAGGTCTTGTAGAATATGCTACTTGGACCTCTCCTATTCGAAAATACAGTGATATGATCAATCACCGTTTGTTAAAATCTATTATCAATCAAGATACAAATAT
This genomic interval from Buchnera aphidicola str. Sg (Schizaphis graminum) contains the following:
- the rnb gene encoding exoribonuclease II, producing the protein MFQNNPLLAQLKKNLHAKTPRVEGIVKSTERGFGFLEVDAQKSYFIPPKNMKNVMHGDKISAVLKIEKDREIAEPEKLIEPFLNRFVGKIEKKDNKLFIFPDYPFLKDFIACRPKKSCVHVFQTGDWAVAKLIQHKLNGNHIFYAELIEEIVKANNPLIPWWVTLSRHNLERKEPKIEKDDLILKNNSHREDLTHLNFITIDNFNTKDIDDALFIEEIHNGNLRLIVAIADPTSYIKSGSKLDITAAKRGFTNYLPGFNVPMLPRSLSEDICSLNPHERRPVLACCITILKDGNICSKINFFLAWIKSKSKLSYDNVSDWIEKKSSWKPETKSIENQILLLHRLCLLRIKWRTSNAVLFQDSLEYRFQFSETGIVEDVVIEKRRIAHKIIEESMIIANISAANFLSKNLGFGIYNTHAGFDPINAENVVSFLNNYNLKFTVKEITTLKGFCNLRRVLNILSDNYINSRIRRYQSFGDFSITPSPHFALGLVEYATWTSPIRKYSDMINHRLLKSIINQDTNITKPSEDIKLKISEQKRRNRIAERDISDWLYTLLLQKKEFKNKKFNAEIIDVSRSGIRAKLLENGANVFIPALFLHPIREELVFNQETGKVFIKGVLYYKISDLITVVLSEIRLQTRSIIARIDH
- a CDS encoding enoyl-ACP reductase, which translates into the protein MGILKGKKILITGILNEKSIAFGIAKSMYKQEAELIFVCQNKKIINKIKYLIKSINYNTIFFCDVSHDENIKELFFNIKKVWNNFDGLVHSIAYCPKKQMHEDFVESSSRKSFNICHEISSYSFLSMARECKNMLNKFSSLVTLSYLGSQKIVSNYNMMGLAKSSLEANVRYMANSLGKNNIRVNAISSGPIKTTSSYQIKNFNKIQKIHKLFSLTKNHVSSEEIGNVAAFLCSDLSIGITGSIINVDHGFNLNGINSII
- the mnmA gene encoding tRNA 2-thiouridine(34) synthase MnmA is translated as MIKKNKKVIIAMSGGVDSSVSAWFLKNENYQVEGLFMKNWEEDDEKEYCNAAKDLSDAEEVCKKLNIHLHKVNFSKEYWEKVFENFLNEHKKGKTPNPDILCNKEIKFKIFFNYAIQELQSDYIATGHYAQIKKKNGKYFLLKAVDLNKDQSYFLYTLKGIQLKNILFPIGGLKKSQVRIIAKKIGLKVAEKKDSTGICFIGPKKINNFLNRYIKAEKGDIITTEGTIVGKHNGLFCYTLGQRKGLGIGGIKGNYNIPWYVIEKNIINNTLIIAQGSCNKRLMSIGLIAEKINWINDDKIIFPFSCQAKIRYRQIDIFCNIKYINDFLIKVLFDSPVSSVTPGQSIVFYSSKICLGGGVIQSRLPLL
- the purB gene encoding adenylosuccinate lyase; this encodes MELNSLTAISPIDGRYSNSTKLLRNIFSEFGFLKYRLYVEIQWLKKLINMHQILEIKKVEKTDILFLDNIFETFNEEDAISVKNIEKETNHDVKALEYFLRKKLSQSKKLSPFLEFVHFLCTSEDINNIAYALMIKNARDEIILPLWKKIINFLKNASFQYRNNSLLSLTHGQPATPSTMGKEMVNFYYRMQRQYHKLKKIEILGKINGTTGNYNAHLVAYPKVNWHAVSKEFITSLGIFWNPYTTQIEPHDYIAELFGCVSLFNNILIDSNRDIWGYISLNYFKQKLIDQEIGSSIMPHKINPIDFENSEGNLGLSNALMNHMINKLPISRWQRDLSDSTVLRNIGVVFAYSIIAYNSVLLGTNKLTINTSQLLKNLDNNWSVLSEAIQTVMRRYTIENAYEKLKKLTRGKKIEKVDIHKFIDKLNIPKIEKERLKKISPSNYIGAASQIIDEIK
- a CDS encoding transglycosylase SLT domain-containing protein; protein product: MYVESSGNPYAKSRSNAIGLMQIKPSAAGLEIYRLNGKKGQPSVRELYNPKVNINIGTSYLNLLQKKNLLGIKNKEIMRCATIVSYVNGAHALLKIFSKNRDEAIKKINSMTVKTFFKYVKKHPSIQASQYLEKVIKIYNVI